ATTTCGAAGGCATGAGTTTTCTTGTCTGTAGTGTACAAGGGTGACACCTGTTGGTATCTTTTGGATATATCTCTTTTATTACATGATTGCTGGTGTACTTATCATCCTCACTGGATGTTGAagggagaagagagagagatgaGTGAGATTGGTAGACAGATCTGACATTTTCTCACTGGCGGCTGCCTCCCTAAGTCTGCAAACCACCAACAGTCTGCTACAGCTTTCTTAAAGGTGTCAATGCTCATCGTCTGTTGAGATGCCTGTCTCACTGACCTCCTTATTCTGCCTACAATAGTTATGAGTACGACTAGATTGAATGGAAGTATGGAAGCCATGAATTTTAGGGAGAAGGAGAAGGCGGTTTCCGGCATCGTAAGATACAATAATGAGCCCTATGTCGATGTTGGGAAATGAGGAGAGATATGAAGTTGATATTATCACTGACAAATTTACTAGTCCTTAGTCCTTACTCCTTAGAGCGGGAGAGGATGGTGGTGGTTGGATGATGGAGGGAGTGGCCGAGAGGTTAGAACGTTAGGGATTTAGGGTAAAGAGACACATGGGGGGGTGTTAGAAAATAGATTGCTCCCACATAGGGAACATATAACCATCTCAAATTACCCTCCATCTCCCCTTGAAGGCTTCCAGAATCTTTACTCCTAtaattatttttcttctttcccCCATTATCTACCCCTGAGTTGGGAATTTGGGATGGTAAGTTTGTAAAATCTGATGTTTCCAAGAAACAAGTCTCCTCCTATATAGCTGGTCTATTTTGTAAgtgtgattttttatttttcttttctgaaATGTCTTGGGACATAGGACATATGCGCGTGTGTGAGTTAAGTCTATACTGTCCTCAGGTGAAGAATCAATAATCATTTTCCTTTTCTGTGCTCTTGTTCTGGTTGCCAGGGGTTAAAAGAACCCAATATGTATGtagtttaacttattttatgtGGTTATAAAAGTAATAATTCTGATTTGTATTGGTAGGATGATGAAACAACCTTGGCTGAGGAGGAGGAGTTGGCAATAGCAGAGTCGAAGAGGCCTGAAGATGAGGTAATTGCAAATAATTCCAAGCTTAGATTTTGTGTAATTGTTGTTTATGTTTAGCTGGTTTTGTGTGTTAACCTTTTCTTTGGTGTGTGTGTTGACGAAGAGCAGATTGCATTATTGCAGCAAGAAAGTGAGATTCCCTTGGAAGAATTGCTTGCAAAATATAAAATGGTTGGTTAGATGTGCTATTTCCTTTTCACTCAAGTGGTTTGATACGCTTGTTAATGGTTATGATCTTTGAATCATTGTGCTTTTCCAGGAAATTTCCGAGGTCGGCTCTGCTGATGACGACTCAGATTCTTGTTCTGCTCACTCTGATATAGAGAGTTATCCAGTTGAGCAAGTGTTTGACAAAGAAGACCGGTGTAATTCTACAGTTGAAGATGATGTATCTGAggagattaaaaaaaattcacctGCTCCTGGAGAAGAAGCTGATGCTAGTCATGTGCTGGATTCCGAAGAGGATAGTCAAAGAGATGCTAGAATTGCTGATGCAGCAGCTGCTGCCAGGTCTGCACAACCGACAGGGAATACTTTCTCCACGACTAATGTACGAACAAATTTCCCCTTTCTTATTAAACACCCTCTTCGTGAGTATCAGCACATTGGGCTTGACTGGCTGGTTACAATGTATGAGAAAAGACTTAATGGGATTCTTGCTGATGAGATGGGTCTAGGAAAGACAATTATGACGATTGCATTACTCGCTCACTTGGCTTGTGAGAAGGGAATATGGGGGCCTCATCTCATTGTGGTGCCAACTAGTGTCATGCTTAACTGGGAAACTGAGTTTATGAAGTGGTGCCCTGCATTTAAGATCTTAACTTACTTTGGGAGTGCAAAGGAGCGCAAAAATAAGAGGCAAGGTTGGATGAAACCCAACTCTTTCCATGTTTGCATCACTACTTACAGACTTgttattcaagattcaaaaattttTAAACGCAAGAAGTGGAAGTATTTGATTTTAGACGAGGCTCATTTGATAAAGAACTGGAAATCTCAGCGGTGGCAAACTCTTTTGAACTTCAATTCAAAGCGGCGTATCTTGTTGACGGGTACACCATTGCAGAATGATCTAATGGAGTTGTGGTCTTTAATGCATTTTTTGATGCCCCATATCTTTCAGTCTCACCAAGAATTTAAGGACTGGTTTTGCAATCCAATAGCAGGCATGGTGGAAGGACAAGAAAAGGTGAACAAAGAAGTGATTGATCGCCTGCATAATGTTTTGCGGCCGTTTATTCTGCGCCGTCTAAAAAGGGATGTTGAAAAACAGCTCCCTATGAAACATGAGCATGTCATATACTGCAGACTCTCCAAGAGGCAAAGGAATTTGTATGAAGATTTCATTGCTAGTTCAGAAACCCAAACCACTCTGGCTAGTGCCAATTTCATCGGTATGTTAAATGTTATAATGCAGCTACGTAAAGTTTGTAATCATCCTGACTTATTTGAGGGACGTTCTATCATAAGTTCTTTTGATATGGAGGGGATTGAGATGCAATTGAGCTCTTCAGTGTGCTCAATTCTTTCGCCTGGTCTATTTTCTTCCACAAATCTTTCTGGTTTGGGGCTCTTATTTACATATCTAGATTTTAGAATGACATCTTGGGAGTTTGATGTAGTTCAATCTATTGCCACTCCTTCTAGATTAATTGAGCATCGTGTTAGTCATAATAATCTGGAAGTTGTTAAGCCTGGATTTAAATACGGAAAGAAAGGTTATGGAACAAACATTTTTGAAGAGATTCGGAAGGCAATTTTCGAGGAGAGATTAAAAGAAGCTAAACAGCGGGCAACTGCAATTGCATGGTGGAATTCATTAAGGTGTCAGAAGAAGCCAGTATATTCAACAACTCTACGCGAACTTCTGACGGTAAAGCATCCAGTTTACGACATACAGTACTGTAAGAAAAATCCTGTGTCTTACAACTATTCCTCAAAGCTTGCGGACATTGTTTTGTCACCTGTGGAAAGATTCCAGAAGATGATAGATCAGGTTGAATCTTTCATGTTTGTTATTCCAGCTGCACGAGCTCCTCCACCTGCTTGTTGGTGCAATAAATCTGGGACTTCCGTTTTTATTGATGCAGCCTACAGGGAAGAATGCTCCCAAAATTTGCTGCCTCTCTTGACTCCTATACGTCCTGCCCTTGTTCGAAGGCAGCTGTATTTCCCTGACAGACGTTTGATACAATTTGATTGTGGAAAGCTCCAGCAACTTGCTAGTTTGTTGCGAAGATTGAAAAGTGGGGGTCATAGAGCATTAATCTTCACTCAAATGACAAAAATGCTTGATATTTTGGAAGCTTTTATAAGTTTGTATGGTTATACTTACATGCGTTTGGACGGATCAACCCAACCGGAGCAGAGACAAACTTTGATGCAGAGATTTAACACAAATCCCAAGATATTTTTGTTTATTCTGTCTACACGTAGTGGAGGTGTAGGAATAAATCTTGTTGGAGCAGATACAGTGATATTTTATGACAGTGACTGGAACCCTGCCATGGATCAACAAGCTCAAGATCGTTGTCATCGCATTGGACAAACCCGTGAAGTCCATATCTACCGCTTAATAAGCGAGAGTACCATTGAAGAGAATATCTTAAAGAAAGCAAACCAGAAACGAGCTCTTGATAACCTAGTAATACAAAGTGGTGGCTACAATACTGAGTTTTTCAAGAAGCTTGACCCAATGGAGTTGTTTTCAGGTCATAGATTAGCTCCCTTAAAAGAGACAGGCAAAGAGAACAACTCAGATAAGGAGGCTGAGGTTCTTGTTTCTAATGCTGATATAGAGGCTGCTTTGAAAAATGCTGAAGATGAGGCAGATTATATGGCGCTGAAGAAGGTTGAAGAGGAAGAGGCTGTAGATAACCAGGAATTTACTGAGGAGGCGACCGGGAAGCTAGAAGATGAGGACTTGGGAAATGAGGATATTATTAAAGCTGATGAATCTGCAGACCATAATGCATTGGTTACTGCTTCAAATATAGAGGCTATGGTTGTTGCAGATGGGAATGATCTGGGTGGAGAGAAGGCTCTCACTTTAGCATGCGATGAAGACGACGTTGATATGATTGCTGATGTCAAACAAATGGCAGCTGCAGCTGCAGCTGCTGGACAAGAAGTCTTATCTTTCGAAAATCAATTACGTCCAATCGATAGGTATGCAATGCATTTCTTGGAGGTTTGGGACCCCATAATAAACAAGGAGGCAATAAATTATCAAGTTCAGTTCGAGGAGAGAGAGTGGGAGTTAGAGCGTATCGAGAAGTTGAAAGAGGATATGGAGGCAGagcttgatgatgatgatgagcctCTTGTATATGAGAGTAAGATTTTCACAATTATGATATTGAAATTTAAGCAGTTTTCTGCTACATACTATCATTTCTCTTCCCACTGATTCCTGCATTTCTCTTCAAATTAGTACTTCTGCTACTACTTGCTGGGCTGGGttactaattaactaattatcAGGGAACTATGAATCATGGCCCACCTCATACTGGCAAAACTGTTACATTTGTTGTCAAGGTTTTAAGTGGGATCAATTATTTTCTTTGGGTTTTGTTGGGATTACTTCAAGTAATATGTTGCTCTTGATTTTATGCTATTCATAGCAACCAGTAAAATTAGTCACTAGGTTCTCTATAATCATTTCAAATGTTCCCCAATACTGCAAAATGGCGAAATCTATTGATCAAGATAAAGCACATTTTTTCTCTTTTGAAATGCTCGTTCCCTATGATATTGCTCATGTCAACCTTTATAAATTATTAACAAACAATTAATGAGTTGTTATTAACAAATAGTATGTTAAAGTAGCAAGGATAGAGAAAGTTGCTTGGATGAATATACACTTATTAACCTAAGAAGACAACAAAAACGGATAAACTAAATACTCGGTAGGAGGTGGTCTATATGAAGGCAGAGGTCATAGATTCAGAGCCACTTTTGTGTAGATTGTCTTCAATGTCATTGCTTCACAGCCACTCTGAATAGAATTATTATTCGTGTATCATTTTTTGTTTGCCATGTTGTAGAAATAGGCTGTGAGATGTTTAGATTTAACTTGGATATTAACTAGAAAAAATCAGGAAAGGAATTTGCTTTCTTAACTCGTACGCTAGAAGGTGAGAATAAAGTTTGATATTTGGCTTTCTCGTGCTATTTTGTTGAACGAAATGTTTCATGGGACTGGTATATTTCTTAGCTTCACTTCTGTAGTTAGCTTGTGACATGTCTTTTAGTTGCCTAGTGCATGCATAATATCTCGTTGCCTATAGAGTCGTGCTCCAGGTATCATCatcatttttaaataattttcttttGAACCCTTTTACCAGAATGGGATGCGGAATTTGCTACCCAAGCTTATCACCAGCAAGTTGAGGCTTTAGCTCAGCATCAGGTCAGTCATCTACTGTATATTCAGAACAGCTGAAAGATCTAAAAGTCAAGTATTATTTTCTACAGTAACAAAACGAAGTATTATTTTGTCCTGTTGTTGATTTAACATTATGCCTTTACTGTAGTTGATGGAAGAACTAGAAAGCAAGGCCAAAGAGAAGGAAATTGGCGAGGATGTGAATGATGATTTTATCAAGTAAGAGAGCACAGTCTTTGGGGTTTCCAAAATATATTATCAACAATATTTGTTTTATGGAGATAAAATCACGAATTTACTTTATATTTTACTCTTGATATGTTcctgttttgttaattttttgggATGCAGGAATGAAGCATCTGGTGCTGGTAAATTGAAggcaaagaaaaagaaaccaaAGAAAACAAAATTCAAATCTCTAAAGAAGCACTCTTTGTCCTCTGCATCGAAAGCTGTGAAAGAGGACTACGTGGTAGAACATATGTCGTCGGACGAAGATCCATCTCATGAAGAGGCTGCTTGTGTAGATGTAAGCCCACCTTGTATCCTGTTAAAAAAGAAACGGAAGAAGAACCAAACTGATATTGCTGAAGAAGAGATGTCCTTAAAGATCAAGCTAAAAAAGGGCAAGAAGACTGCTCTTGTAACGACATTGCCATCTAGGGAATCAAACGTATTAAGCTTGTTACATGAAGATACAAAAGATTCAAAGTCATGTGAGGATGGCACACTTGATTTAGAGCTAAAGCCTACTAGTAGGGGTAAGACGGGAGGGAGAATTTCAATCACGACTATGCCAATGAAGAGGATTTATACTATAAGGCCtgaaaaattgaagaaaaaaggGAACATGTGGTCAAGTGACTGTTTCCCTTCGCCTGATTCCTGGATGCCACAAGAGGATGCAGTTTTGTGTGCTCTTGTACAAGAGTATGGTCCAAATTGGAGCTTGGTTAGTGATTCTCTTTATGGGATGTCTGCTGGTGGTTTGTACAGGGGAAGGTTTCGACACCCCACTCTGTGTTGTGAAAGATATAGGGAACTCTTCCAAAAATATGTTCACGCTGTCGCAGACACTCCCAATAATGAAAAAACAAGCACAACTGGACCTGCAAAGGGGTTACTGAAAGTTACTGAGGTAAGTCTTTTTTTTACAAGAAGTTACCACTCAAGTGAGTTACTTCTCCACTTAAAAGTGATGTGAAGTAGAACTCTCCCACCACCACCCACCTAGAGACTCACATTAGTTTGCTTAGTTACAATTCACAAGCATGCACGAGCTCTGGGGCTAGCACATTTAAAATTATTTAGGTAGATTTATGTTTTGTAAGTGTAACTTTAAATACTTTGTTCCCTTTAGGACACTTGTAGGAGTTAGTTTCCATTCCGTTAGCAACGGGCCTAACCACAACTTGAGTAACTGGTCAGAATCAAGGTGAAGACTTTTGAAGTTTAGAGCTGATAGAGCTACAACGCCTACAAGGTGCAGTAGAGTTTACCTTAGCATAGTGGCTGATATTGTTTAAGGATAAGAATCTGTAAACATATTTTTAGATGCCTTAGATCTTTGTCTCGTTTCTATTGTGAAGTCTTTGTTTGTATATTTCCATCACTTTGGTTGAAGATACATAGTTAGGCTTGTTACTCATCCTTTATTCTGTTAGTAGCTTGTCCAGTTACCTATGTGGTTTACCCTTACTAATTATTGTGCGGATTTTGCACATGGGAGAAATATGTTGTTTAATTCCAACAATTAGTTCAATAACTTTGCGTTATTGCCTTGCAAGCTGCCAGGTAGTTTAGCTAACTTAATGGGCTGTTTTGGTTCTTAGTTAAACTAAGTAGATAGTTGGGCTGATTTGCTTAGTCTTAGTTATATAGATAAAATAGACATGTAGTACCTTCTGTGAGTAGGTTTTTTAGTCCTCTTTGGAGTAGGAAACATCCTGATTTCCGTATATAAGTAAGGCTTCATATCCTAACTAGTATGATAGACATTATTGAATAAACTTTTGTGTTTAACTTTAAGCATAAGCCTTAAGATCCTTGATTCAGGACTGATTTCAGAAATAGAGTTTAGTCTCTCCTCCATTGGATATTCAGAGTTTGTTATgatttttccttaataaatCACTTTAAACCCGTCCACCATTAAATCATATTCGAAATTCCTAAATACAAACGTCAGAACACATCCAGAGTCTTAAGAAAAGCTTTATAGATTCCATCTTTTTATAAACATTGTTTTTTCTGCGAAAGTTAACCGAGGGTGTGCTGTCCTCCACCTTAAAAAAATTTCAGGTCGATAAGTTCAGATTAACTGCAATCAGGTCCTGTCAtgtcaataagttcagatagttCAGATAAATTTATGTTTCATCTGGCGAAGAGAACGCACCCTAAAAAGGGATCACCTAGATCCTTATTTGTAATTCCTCTCGCGGAGAATCGAGCGTACTTATGATCCCTTTATTGATTGTTTTCCTTCCCTTTTTAGTCCTTATTGAAATTTGTGTCTCGCGAAATGGACTGAAAAGTGAAAACGGAATGCGTTGGCACTTGGCAGTCTTTTCGTGTTCTTATGAAGAGAGTAAAAGTAAAACTGCTAACAAGAGAAAGAAGAATTCTCCGGCAACTGACccagtaagaaaaaaaaaattgcgctGTAAAATTACGGTGATCCTCTCCTCGAAAATCACAATTTTCTTCTCATAAGGTCAAAGAGTAAGAGCTAGATTTTGAGCTAATCTCATCTGGGGGGGCTACCTGCAAACTAGCAAGAAGAGTTCATGGCTATCTAACCATTCATTCAGAATTTACAGAGAATAGAACTTGTTTTACTACTATATTGGAGTATGTTCTGGGGCATAACAACCTTTCTTTTTGTAACTGCTTACATTATATTTTATGTGGCAGGATAACTGTCGAGTACTGTTGGATGCTGTTACGGAACAACCAGATGATGAGTTACTTTTGCAACGGCATTTCACTGCTCTTCTCATTTCAGTTTGGAGGATGACATCCTCTCTTGATCAGCAAAGAAGTCGTTCAAATCATCATAACAATTTGTATCCAAGCATAAGGTTGTTTGGTACATCTGTCAATCCGAATGCTCAAAATTCAACCACAGGGCTTTCCCAAAAAAAGTTTGATTTGGGTCAGAGTGGGAAACTTATAACTAAAGCATTGCGTGATGTGGAAAGTGTGGTCTGGAATAACAAAACCTCTCTATCCAACCAGATGGAAGAGGATGTACCTGCTATAGAGAAGTTAGACATCACATTGGAGTTTGAAAGAGAGAGAGCTGAAACTGTTGGTTTTCCGTCCATGGTGTCATTGTCGATACCTGGCTTGGATCCAATACCTCCTGTAATACCTCCTAAAGAAAATCAACTTAAGTCCACTCAACAAGTGGCTGAGAGCCGTTTCAGGTATGTGTTCAAATCCGTGGGCATTGTTTGCTGCAAGTTGTAGTTTTTTGGCCACCTTGGCACCTTATCTTGTTGAATTAAGAAACATAGTAGTACTCCAACCCCTTATCCAAAGAAGGGAACTGTTCTTTATTTTGGCAATTTCAGATGTTTTT
This sequence is a window from Spinacia oleracea cultivar Varoflay chromosome 1, BTI_SOV_V1, whole genome shotgun sequence. Protein-coding genes within it:
- the LOC110799553 gene encoding protein PHOTOPERIOD-INDEPENDENT EARLY FLOWERING 1 isoform X4 — encoded protein: MTSNNVSEVEARFSKKSSEGMSHSDLVDVDYDFDDELADDEFVIATGEEKDDETTLAEEEELAIAESKRPEDEIALLQQESEIPLEELLAKYKMEISEVGSADDDSDSCSAHSDIESYPVEQVFDKEDRCNSTVEDDVSEEIKKNSPAPGEEADASHVLDSEEDSQRDARIADAAAAARSAQPTGNTFSTTNVRTNFPFLIKHPLREYQHIGLDWLVTMYEKRLNGILADEMGLGKTIMTIALLAHLACEKGIWGPHLIVVPTSVMLNWETEFMKWCPAFKILTYFGSAKERKNKRQGWMKPNSFHVCITTYRLVIQDSKIFKRKKWKYLILDEAHLIKNWKSQRWQTLLNFNSKRRILLTGTPLQNDLMELWSLMHFLMPHIFQSHQEFKDWFCNPIAGMVEGQEKVNKEVIDRLHNVLRPFILRRLKRDVEKQLPMKHEHVIYCRLSKRQRNLYEDFIASSETQTTLASANFIGMLNVIMQLRKVCNHPDLFEGRSIISSFDMEGIEMQLSSSVCSILSPGLFSSTNLSGLGLLFTYLDFRMTSWEFDVVQSIATPSRLIEHRVSHNNLEVVKPGFKYGKKGYGTNIFEEIRKAIFEERLKEAKQRATAIAWWNSLRCQKKPVYSTTLRELLTVKHPVYDIQYCKKNPVSYNYSSKLADIVLSPVERFQKMIDQVESFMFVIPAARAPPPACWCNKSGTSVFIDAAYREECSQNLLPLLTPIRPALVRRQLYFPDRRLIQFDCGKLQQLASLLRRLKSGGHRALIFTQMTKMLDILEAFISLYGYTYMRLDGSTQPEQRQTLMQRFNTNPKIFLFILSTRSGGVGINLVGADTVIFYDSDWNPAMDQQAQDRCHRIGQTREVHIYRLISESTIEENILKKANQKRALDNLVIQSGGYNTEFFKKLDPMELFSGHRLAPLKETGKENNSDKEAEVLVSNADIEAALKNAEDEADYMALKKVEEEEAVDNQEFTEEATGKLEDEDLGNEDIIKADESADHNALVTASNIEAMVVADGNDLGGEKALTLACDEDDVDMIADVKQMAAAAAAAGQEVLSFENQLRPIDRYAMHFLEVWDPIINKEAINYQVQFEEREWELERIEKLKEDMEAELDDDDEPLVYEKWDAEFATQAYHQQVEALAQHQLMEELESKAKEKEIGEDVNDDFIKNEASGAGKLKAKKKKPKKTKFKSLKKHSLSSASKAVKEDYVVEHMSSDEDPSHEEAACVDVSPPCILLKKKRKKNQTDIAEEEMSLKIKLKKGKKTALVTTLPSRESNVLSLLHEDTKDSKSCEDGTLDLELKPTSRGKTGGRISITTMPMKRIYTIRPEKLKKKGNMWSSDCFPSPDSWMPQEDAVLCALVQEYGPNWSLVSDSLYGMSAGGLYRGRFRHPTLCCERYRELFQKYVHAVADTPNNEKTSTTGPAKGLLKVTEDNCRVLLDAVTEQPDDELLLQRHFTALLISVWRMTSSLDQQRSRSNHHNNLYPSIRLFGTSVNPNAQNSTTGLSQKKFDLGQSGKLITKALRDVESVVWNNKTSLSNQMEEDVPAIEKLDITLEFERERAETVGFPSMVSLSIPGLDPIPPVIPPKENQLKSTQQVAESRFRASSSACVDGSFGWASSAFPIIESRNRLSLKSPLSGKHKLGPGETSRPSKSKVRKVAEATHHNPFAEALLPTTVPDTPSTTSGSGIPDSSFEDHIIDPDPLYGAEDDSSCSKNNELFPHCYSPSFISGLDVCSLDEYTDDIG